The DNA sequence ATCAAAACCATAGCGCATTAATACACCGTTATCTAACACATCGTTAACTTGTTTACGTTCTAAATCTCCAAATAATTCAAATCCTGGCATAATTTTATTTTTTTATTTGTTGTTGAATTGGGGTTTTGCGTTAGGGATTAAGGTGGCATCCTTTTTTAAAATTAATACTATTGAAATTGAACAGCTACAGATAGCACATTAGCTTGATATAAAATTTGGCAACAATTAAAAAGATATAGCCGAAAGCCCGACCCTTGAGGTAACGCCCTAATACTTTAAATTTCAATAATAGCTTCTTCTAAAGGTTTTCTAACTTTTTTGAAAGTTGAAAACATATCATCGTCCGCTCGGTATCCTACCGGTAAAAGCAGTACAGATTTTAAACCAATTTTATTCAATTCTAAAACCTCGTCAAACTTTTTTGGCAAAAAACCCTCCATAGGGCATGAATCAATTCCTTCCATGGCACAAACAGTCATTAAATTCCCTAAAGCTATATAGGCCTGATTTGTAGACCATTTTTGACGCTCTTCGATGGTCATTTTTTCCATCATTTTAATTAAATCTTCTCGATAGGGTTTTAAAATAGTTTCTGAGGTGTTCCTAATTTTTTTTATATTATTGTAATAATCAACAACATCAGTTTTAATAACATTTTCTTGAATACAAATAACTAATAAATGTGATGCCTCTAAAACTTGTTTTTGATAAAAGGAATGAGCCACCAAAGTTTCTCTTAAAGCAATATTTTCTACAACTAATAATTTTATAGTTTGCAGTCCGAAAGACGTGGCGGTAAGATTAAAAGCTTCTTTTAAAATGTTTAGTTTATCAATTGGTAGTTTTTTAGTACTATCAAACTTTTTAGTAGCATAACGCCATTGTAGCTGTTTTATGGTGTTCATTATAATTTTATATATTTCTGCAAAAATAAGGTTTGCAATTTTGATTTTCACAAAAAAGAGACTAAAATGATTGAATATCATTGGGGTAAAAAATATTTTTTAAAAAAGGCTTGTTTTATTTGAAAGTATTGAAAAAGGATACTATATTTGCACCCGCATTCAGGGAATACCTGATGAGGCACTCAAGGAGAAATGGCAGAGTGGTCGAATGCGGCAGTCTTGAAAACTGTTGAGGGTCACACCTCCGGGGGTTCGAATCCCTCTTTCTCCGCTAAGAGTTTAAGAAACTCAATCAAAACGCTGTAAAACTTATGTTTTACGGCGTTTTTTCATTTGTGACTATCCCATAAAGTTCATTAAATGGTATGCTTTCAGTGACCTATTTAATGACCTATTGTTTAAAATTCAAATAGGTCACTAGAAAACGCTGAAACACTTGTATAATAAGGAGTTCACGTTTTGAACATCTTGTTTCAAGTAGTTTTAAGAGATAGTTTTATCAACCTAAAAAGTTACCACAAATGACCAAAACATTCAACTTACTCTTCTTGATTAAGAAAAGTAAAATCAAAGCCAATGGCACAGCCCCAATTTATTTAAGGATAACCATTAACGGAAAACCAAAAGAAATTGCATCAAAAAGATATGTAGCACCCGATTTATGGGATAGTAAACTTCAGAAAGTGATAGGTAAATCCGAAGAAGTAAAATCTTTAAATAGGTATCTTAAAACGTTAGAGCAGCAAGTTTATGATACACACCACACAATATTGAAAGACAAAATAACTGCAACCTCTGCAGTTTTAAAATCTAAACTTCAAGGTGTTGATGATAAACAAAGAATGTTAATTCCAATTTTCAAAGATCATAATAACAAAATTAAAGAACTGGTTGGAAAAGAATATGCTCCAGGAACATTAGAGCGTTACAAAACATCTTTAAAACACACAATAGCTTTTTTAGAATGGAAATATCAAATATCGGATATAAATATTGCAAAAATCAATCATGCTTTCATAACAGAGTATGAATTTTATTTAAGAAGTGTTAGAAATTGCAATAATAACACAGCAGTCAAGTACATCAAGAATTTCGGTAAAATCATAAAGATATGTTTGGCCAATGACTGGCTAGATAAAAATCCATTCGCCAATTATAAAGCAAAAGTTAGAGAAGTCGAGCGTGTATATTTAACAGAAGAAGAAATCCAAACCATATTGAATAAAGATTTTAAGACAGAAAGACTATCGCTAGTTCGTGATATCTTCCTTTTTAGTTGCTTTACAGGATTAGCATACATTGATGTCAAAAATTTAACAAAACTGCATATAAGTATTGGAATCGATGGAGAGAAATGGATATTTACTCACAGACAAAAAACAGAATCCGCTTCAAAAATCCCCATACTCCCTGTTACACAAATGATAATTGATAAGTACGCACAGCACCCGCAATGTATAAACGAAAACAGACTGTTCCCTATTTTGAGTAATCAAAAAATGAATGCCTATCTTAAAGAAATTGCAGGTGTTTGTGAAATTGAAAAAGATTTAACTTTTCATATTGCACGCCACACTTTTGCAACCACCGTAACACTTACAAATGGCGTTCCTATAGAAAGCGTAAGTAAAATGTTGGGGCATAAAAATTTACGGACTACCCAACATTATGCAAAAATTTTGGATAAAAAAGTAAGTGAGGATATGAAGGTTTTGAGAGATAAATTCAGTTTAACCGATATAAAATCTCATAAAAAAATAATTTAACTTATTATAATAAACTACTATCAAATAACTTATAACTATGATTGTTTTTCTAAATATCTTTTCTTTGTAATTCAAAACAAACATTAACTATATAAGAATAGAAATTTAATGAAAGAGAAAAGTATTCCTTTTTATACTTCTATTAATGATTTTCTAGAATCAATACCTGTCAATCATAGGACTAAAAATCCTATGTTTTATTGTATACGTTTAGAAGAGCATAAAGATGAAATTTACAAAGCTCCATTTCGTAGAGATTTCTTTTTTATCGGTTTAATAACATCTAATGGAAAAACCAATGTTATATATAACAATCAAGATGACCATATAAAGGAGTCATTTCTCACCTTTCAATGTTCAAACTTGATTTATAGTTTTTACAAAGAAAAAAATACGGAAGGTTATCTCATTTATTTTAAACAGGAATACTTTAATTTTTTAAAATTTGATTTTTTTAATGAATTCCCATTTTTTAATATTTTAAACATCAACTTATTTCAACTAGAAAATAATAAATATCAAGAATTAGTACCAGTATTTGAAGAGGTATTTAAATCTTATGAAAATATAGATGTCTTTTCCAAAGTTACTACACATAAATTTCTTGCTTTACTCTATAATCTAAAAGAATTTACTAAGATTCAAAATGAATTACAACCATTAATAAATTCTAGTCATTCCATTACAAATCAATATTTAAAATTGGTGAATGTTCATTACCTCGAAAAACGAACAGTTAAAGAATATGCTACCTTATTAAATATCAGTGCTAGTCACTTATCTAAAACCGTTAAAACTGAAACAAATAAAAAAGCACTTTCGCATATTAATGGTAGGCTTATAAAGGAGGCAAAATCACTGATTCAATTCACTAATTTAAGCATAGCTGAAATAGCGCATCAATTAGGCTTTTCTGACGCTTCTAATTTTGGAAACTTCTTCCGTAAGCATACTTCAACCAGTCCACTAACATTCAGAAAAAACTACACAACCCGATAAACACCATTTATTCCCGCTTTTGCACCATTTAATTGATTTAGGTTCATTTAATTTTGTTTCAAAATAAATCAAAACCAATCAAATTAAATGAAAATGTTAGTATTAAAAATCGCAGTTGTTGTAATTGCTATAATCAGTGTATTGTGTGTTATTGCCATATTTACAGCAAAAAAATACACCATTAAACGTGAAATCACCTTAAATAATAGTAACTCA is a window from the Pseudalgibacter alginicilyticus genome containing:
- a CDS encoding NAD(P)H-dependent oxidoreductase, whose amino-acid sequence is MNTIKQLQWRYATKKFDSTKKLPIDKLNILKEAFNLTATSFGLQTIKLLVVENIALRETLVAHSFYQKQVLEASHLLVICIQENVIKTDVVDYYNNIKKIRNTSETILKPYREDLIKMMEKMTIEERQKWSTNQAYIALGNLMTVCAMEGIDSCPMEGFLPKKFDEVLELNKIGLKSVLLLPVGYRADDDMFSTFKKVRKPLEEAIIEI
- a CDS encoding site-specific integrase, with product MTKTFNLLFLIKKSKIKANGTAPIYLRITINGKPKEIASKRYVAPDLWDSKLQKVIGKSEEVKSLNRYLKTLEQQVYDTHHTILKDKITATSAVLKSKLQGVDDKQRMLIPIFKDHNNKIKELVGKEYAPGTLERYKTSLKHTIAFLEWKYQISDINIAKINHAFITEYEFYLRSVRNCNNNTAVKYIKNFGKIIKICLANDWLDKNPFANYKAKVREVERVYLTEEEIQTILNKDFKTERLSLVRDIFLFSCFTGLAYIDVKNLTKLHISIGIDGEKWIFTHRQKTESASKIPILPVTQMIIDKYAQHPQCINENRLFPILSNQKMNAYLKEIAGVCEIEKDLTFHIARHTFATTVTLTNGVPIESVSKMLGHKNLRTTQHYAKILDKKVSEDMKVLRDKFSLTDIKSHKKII
- a CDS encoding helix-turn-helix domain-containing protein, which produces MKEKSIPFYTSINDFLESIPVNHRTKNPMFYCIRLEEHKDEIYKAPFRRDFFFIGLITSNGKTNVIYNNQDDHIKESFLTFQCSNLIYSFYKEKNTEGYLIYFKQEYFNFLKFDFFNEFPFFNILNINLFQLENNKYQELVPVFEEVFKSYENIDVFSKVTTHKFLALLYNLKEFTKIQNELQPLINSSHSITNQYLKLVNVHYLEKRTVKEYATLLNISASHLSKTVKTETNKKALSHINGRLIKEAKSLIQFTNLSIAEIAHQLGFSDASNFGNFFRKHTSTSPLTFRKNYTTR